In Planctomicrobium piriforme, the following proteins share a genomic window:
- a CDS encoding adenosine kinase has product MQYDVFGIGNALVDIQAHVKDQTLQQLKFAKGVMTLVEDSTQEHVLSHLSGHPISRCAGGSAANTIMGIAEFGGKAAYLGKVANDPLGEFFLTDMRDRGVKIEVQPGHGQSGSCVILITDDAQRTMLTNLAVSSTLSPDDVDEETIRNSKYVYVEGYLFGGEPNRSAARRAIELAKKHGVKVAFTVSDPFLIQYHREEFWSLIEGPVDLLFCNLEEARALTGKDDPIECAREIHSHAENVALTMGDHGSLLMHKNEAIPIEGVPVKAVDTTGAGDMYAAGILYGITNGLTWQQAGRLASFAASRIVGQLGARLQQPITKTERQRLLDQ; this is encoded by the coding sequence GTGCAGTACGACGTCTTCGGCATCGGCAACGCCCTGGTGGACATTCAGGCCCATGTGAAAGATCAGACGCTGCAGCAACTGAAATTTGCCAAAGGGGTCATGACGCTGGTCGAGGATTCGACTCAGGAACATGTCCTGTCGCATCTTTCCGGCCATCCAATCTCACGCTGTGCCGGCGGGTCCGCGGCCAACACGATCATGGGCATCGCCGAATTCGGGGGCAAAGCGGCTTACCTGGGCAAAGTCGCGAACGATCCACTCGGCGAGTTCTTCCTCACGGACATGCGCGACCGGGGCGTGAAAATCGAAGTGCAGCCCGGTCACGGTCAATCCGGCAGTTGCGTGATCCTCATTACCGACGACGCCCAGCGCACGATGCTGACTAACCTCGCCGTGTCTTCAACGCTCTCTCCAGACGACGTCGATGAAGAGACGATCCGCAACTCGAAGTACGTCTATGTGGAAGGGTATTTGTTCGGAGGCGAACCCAACCGCAGTGCGGCCCGACGCGCGATTGAACTCGCCAAGAAGCACGGCGTGAAGGTTGCCTTCACCGTCTCTGACCCGTTCCTCATCCAATATCATCGCGAAGAGTTCTGGAGCCTGATCGAAGGCCCTGTCGACTTGTTGTTCTGCAATCTGGAAGAAGCCCGGGCACTGACCGGGAAAGACGACCCGATCGAGTGTGCCCGCGAGATTCACTCTCATGCGGAGAATGTCGCCCTGACGATGGGAGACCACGGTTCCCTGCTGATGCACAAGAACGAAGCGATCCCTATCGAAGGAGTGCCTGTGAAAGCGGTCGATACGACCGGCGCTGGCGACATGTACGCCGCCGGCATTCTGTACGGCATTACCAACGGCCTGACCTGGCAACAGGCAGGTCGACTGGCCTCCTTCGCAGCATCGCGCATCGTCGGCCAATTGGGAGCTCGTTTGCAGCAACCAATCACCAAGACAGAACGCCAGCGGTTACTCGATCAGTAG
- a CDS encoding cation:proton antiporter has protein sequence METWNLLFNIVLLLGACMVAGGLFARFGQSPMLGYLLAGMFLGGPGSIRVIHSEHEIEAIAELGVALLLFSLGLEFSIARLLSLGNKTLMAGGLQVLLTSIFGTLFCLVFGLPVTEAVAVGSLISLSSTACVLRVLMERSEVDSPQGRNTLAVLLTQDIAVVPLAIMMTFLAHGGTPASIAFDIGKTLLAAGGLIFALHISLNIIAVRALGTLTLDRNRELTLVLAVVVGLGSAWMAIRADISPSLGAFVAGMFLGSSPFATQIRADISSLRTVLLTLFFGAAGMVASPLWIAQHIPLVVFVTTLIVAGKAAIVWGIFRLAGQPHQIAAATGICLAQIGEFAFVLASIGRESGVIQHETHMLVVSVTIASLCATPLLVSNAVRIGCKLSTLIGATALRPGESASFVEQHPDIVIIGFGPAGRLAAEPFVGRGERVHVIDLNQRGVAEAQRLGFIAYVGDASQAEVLEHAHVEGAKVIMITIPDHAAALRILEELRRVAPHTHITVRSRYQRFTHEYFDSGASVVIGDEEEVGARLGRESEAWLMILDETARQTEGESEADGLLSAEAM, from the coding sequence ATGGAAACCTGGAATCTGTTGTTCAACATCGTGCTGCTGCTGGGGGCCTGCATGGTCGCCGGCGGACTCTTCGCACGCTTCGGCCAAAGCCCGATGCTCGGCTATCTCCTCGCCGGCATGTTTCTCGGCGGGCCCGGCAGCATTCGAGTCATTCATTCCGAACACGAAATCGAAGCGATTGCTGAACTCGGCGTCGCGCTGCTGCTGTTCAGCCTGGGGCTGGAATTCTCGATCGCGCGGCTGCTGTCGCTCGGTAACAAGACGCTCATGGCGGGCGGATTGCAGGTGCTCCTCACCAGCATCTTCGGCACGCTGTTCTGCCTGGTCTTTGGGCTTCCGGTCACTGAAGCCGTGGCGGTTGGTTCACTCATTTCCCTCAGCAGCACCGCCTGCGTGCTGCGGGTGCTGATGGAACGTTCCGAAGTGGACAGCCCGCAAGGCCGCAATACGCTGGCTGTGTTGCTGACGCAGGATATTGCCGTGGTGCCGCTGGCGATCATGATGACGTTCCTCGCACATGGGGGGACGCCGGCTTCAATCGCCTTCGATATCGGCAAAACCCTGCTCGCCGCCGGCGGCCTGATTTTCGCGCTGCACATCAGCCTCAACATCATCGCCGTGCGGGCACTCGGCACGCTCACCCTCGACCGCAATCGGGAGCTGACGCTGGTGCTGGCGGTTGTCGTCGGATTGGGGTCCGCCTGGATGGCGATTCGCGCCGATATCTCGCCCTCGCTGGGAGCCTTCGTGGCCGGGATGTTTTTGGGAAGTTCCCCCTTCGCGACACAGATTCGAGCCGACATCTCTTCACTGCGGACCGTGTTGCTAACGCTCTTCTTCGGCGCGGCCGGAATGGTCGCCAGCCCGTTGTGGATCGCGCAGCATATTCCCCTCGTCGTGTTCGTGACGACGCTCATTGTTGCCGGTAAGGCGGCGATTGTGTGGGGCATCTTTCGACTGGCAGGTCAGCCGCATCAGATTGCCGCCGCGACGGGCATCTGCCTGGCCCAAATTGGCGAATTCGCATTCGTCCTCGCCAGCATTGGTCGTGAAAGCGGAGTCATTCAGCATGAGACTCATATGCTGGTCGTCTCGGTGACGATTGCCAGTCTGTGCGCCACGCCCCTACTGGTTTCAAACGCCGTACGCATCGGCTGTAAACTGTCGACCCTTATTGGAGCGACGGCACTGCGACCGGGAGAGTCCGCCAGTTTCGTCGAACAGCATCCCGATATTGTGATCATCGGCTTCGGGCCGGCAGGCCGTCTCGCCGCTGAACCATTCGTCGGTCGAGGCGAACGGGTGCATGTGATCGACCTGAATCAACGGGGCGTGGCCGAAGCGCAGCGGCTGGGCTTCATCGCCTACGTTGGAGATGCCTCACAGGCCGAGGTGCTGGAGCATGCCCACGTCGAAGGGGCGAAGGTGATCATGATCACCATTCCCGACCATGCCGCCGCACTTCGCATTCTGGAAGAACTCCGGCGCGTCGCCCCGCACACGCACATCACCGTCCGCTCACGGTATCAGCGGTTCACCCACGAGTATTTCGACTCCGGGGCCAGCGTGGTGATTGGGGACGAAGAAGAGGTCGGAGCCCGCCTGGGCCGCGAGAGCGAAGCGTGGCTGATGATCCTCGACGAAACGGCCCGACAGACTGAAGGCGAATCTGAAGCCGACGGCCTGCTTTCGGCGGAAGCGATGTGA
- a CDS encoding ArnT family glycosyltransferase, with protein MNDSPSPEPPVASIDVPQAERPADRWSWLDWALLIAAAAVVFARLRLLDLPLERDEGEYAYGAQLLRHGGMLYRDLHSMKWPGIYAAYAAILGVGGENRTAIHAGLLVLNCATAAGLFLFARTLVDRTCALFAAVMFMVLSVLPVMHGIIANAEHFSMLFPMFGLWRLSLGLQTRSAINIFIAGTLVGLGPVMKQHAIVFVVLGGVETLLLPWTGVATSIKSRLTRAAIYSAGVFLVWGIMLLAIWRHGALSEFWLWTVQYPREYTSQIPVIAAPVNFFYSAVPILWITWPVCLLALVGLIYTLRSGAAEHRFWSLGLLLAGIVAICPGFYFREHYFLLLAPAMAFLSALGVQALRREMVLPDHPHDYSVANTIGLVAIFLPLLFQGKLLFLDSSRAVSRTLYGLNPFVESPDVAAYLSRVMPPDAKLVIFGSEPQIAFESQRRLATGHVYMYPLMEIHPLAATMQRQMIDEVTAARPEFAVVATTRTSWLPRPNSEPFLADWMGRFLRDYDPVGVVTTQTFENSESTFSEDGTPLPNPAAAVGEHPNYVMIYRRKPTR; from the coding sequence ATGAACGACAGCCCGAGCCCCGAACCGCCTGTCGCGTCGATCGATGTGCCTCAAGCGGAACGACCGGCAGATCGCTGGAGTTGGCTCGATTGGGCGTTGCTGATTGCGGCAGCGGCTGTGGTCTTCGCCCGCCTGCGACTGCTCGATTTGCCGCTCGAACGGGATGAAGGGGAGTACGCCTACGGGGCTCAACTGCTCCGTCACGGCGGGATGCTCTACCGCGATCTGCACAGCATGAAATGGCCTGGCATCTACGCGGCCTATGCGGCGATCCTTGGCGTCGGCGGTGAGAACCGTACGGCGATCCACGCCGGCTTGCTGGTCTTGAATTGTGCCACGGCCGCCGGATTGTTTCTCTTCGCACGCACGCTCGTCGATCGCACTTGTGCCCTGTTTGCGGCGGTGATGTTTATGGTGCTGAGTGTGCTGCCGGTAATGCACGGCATCATCGCGAACGCCGAACACTTTTCAATGCTCTTTCCAATGTTCGGGCTGTGGCGGCTGTCGCTCGGACTACAAACGCGAAGCGCGATCAATATCTTCATCGCAGGCACCCTGGTCGGATTAGGCCCGGTGATGAAGCAGCATGCGATTGTGTTTGTCGTGCTGGGGGGTGTAGAGACGTTACTGCTTCCCTGGACTGGCGTCGCAACCAGCATCAAATCGCGACTGACGCGGGCCGCCATCTATTCTGCCGGTGTGTTCCTCGTCTGGGGCATCATGCTCCTTGCGATCTGGCGGCATGGGGCGCTGTCGGAATTCTGGCTGTGGACGGTGCAGTATCCCCGGGAATACACCTCGCAGATTCCGGTCATTGCGGCTCCTGTGAACTTCTTCTACTCCGCCGTGCCGATCCTCTGGATCACCTGGCCGGTCTGCCTGTTGGCACTCGTCGGGTTGATTTACACCCTCAGGTCAGGAGCTGCAGAGCACCGTTTCTGGAGCCTGGGACTACTGCTGGCAGGGATCGTCGCCATCTGCCCAGGCTTTTACTTTCGCGAGCATTATTTTTTGCTGCTGGCTCCCGCAATGGCATTCCTGTCGGCTCTCGGAGTACAGGCGCTCCGGCGGGAAATGGTTCTTCCCGATCATCCTCACGATTATTCCGTGGCGAACACCATCGGTCTCGTCGCCATCTTTCTGCCGTTGTTGTTTCAGGGAAAACTTCTCTTTCTTGATTCATCGCGGGCCGTCTCGCGAACGCTGTACGGCCTGAACCCGTTCGTCGAGTCGCCGGATGTCGCGGCTTACTTGTCACGGGTGATGCCGCCGGATGCGAAGCTGGTGATCTTCGGTTCCGAACCGCAGATTGCGTTCGAATCGCAGCGGCGGCTGGCGACAGGGCATGTCTACATGTACCCGTTGATGGAAATCCACCCGTTGGCGGCGACGATGCAGCGGCAGATGATCGATGAGGTGACGGCCGCCCGTCCGGAATTCGCAGTCGTCGCGACGACGCGGACCTCCTGGCTTCCCCGTCCGAATTCCGAACCATTTCTGGCCGACTGGATGGGCCGCTTTCTGCGCGACTACGACCCCGTTGGCGTCGTGACAACGCAGACATTCGAGAACAGCGAATCGACCTTCTCGGAAGACGGCACACCGCTCCCCAATCCGGCGGCTGCAGTTGGGGAACATCCCAACTATGTCATGATCTACCGCCGCAAGCCGACGCGGTGA
- a CDS encoding transglutaminase-like domain-containing protein: MSLINVGSILTYEVRQQTVFLFQISSSTTSHQQVSLETLEIAPHVPVENFAVGFDGNRLQRIIVEPCQLQVTYKATVALTPGVDQPEHVEETTTSLMPPDVLTYLNPSRYCESDLLARFAFEEFGGLQPGFSRVQAVCNWVYEHLDYTPGSTTGTTTAADVLLQRTGVCRDYSHLAITLCRGLGIPARYVAGYAVNLFPPDFHGFFEAFLGGHWYLFDPTRLAFVDGLVRIGVGRDAADVSFATLNGNAVLTSKSVWANQVVDPNSPDGMPVNLQAITTA, translated from the coding sequence ATGTCTTTGATCAATGTCGGCAGCATTTTGACGTACGAAGTGCGTCAGCAAACGGTTTTTCTCTTTCAAATCTCCAGCAGCACGACCTCGCATCAACAGGTGAGTCTCGAAACGCTGGAGATCGCGCCCCATGTGCCGGTGGAAAACTTTGCGGTCGGCTTCGATGGGAACCGGTTACAACGCATTATCGTCGAGCCCTGCCAGCTTCAGGTGACCTACAAGGCGACCGTGGCGCTGACGCCTGGCGTCGATCAGCCAGAACATGTCGAGGAAACAACGACCTCGCTGATGCCGCCGGATGTGCTGACTTATCTGAATCCCAGCCGCTATTGCGAAAGCGACCTCCTGGCGCGATTCGCCTTCGAAGAGTTTGGCGGGCTGCAGCCGGGCTTCAGTCGCGTGCAGGCGGTTTGCAACTGGGTCTACGAGCATCTCGATTACACGCCCGGCAGTACCACCGGCACAACAACGGCCGCGGACGTTCTGCTCCAGCGGACCGGCGTCTGTCGCGATTATTCACATCTGGCGATCACGCTGTGTCGCGGACTCGGTATTCCCGCCCGCTACGTCGCCGGCTACGCCGTGAATTTGTTTCCGCCCGATTTTCATGGCTTTTTCGAAGCCTTTTTGGGGGGGCACTGGTACCTGTTCGATCCGACCAGACTGGCCTTTGTTGATGGCCTGGTCCGCATCGGCGTCGGTCGCGATGCGGCCGATGTCTCGTTCGCGACGCTCAACGGCAATGCCGTACTGACCAGTAAAAGCGTGTGGGCCAATCAGGTCGTCGACCCGAATTCGCCGGACGGCATGCCAGTCAATCTTCAAGCCATCACAACAGCTTGA
- a CDS encoding hemolysin family protein has protein sequence MWWIEIVVMVVMILFNAGLAAFEIALASISVSRLQSLAHDGARRAQAALAMKQSMEGSLAVVQLGITLAGAIAAATAGAGAQEGIAPSLQSGLGLSETAAEVLSVVFVVIPLTVATIIFGELIPKVFALRNPEKVLLLLSPTMQWFAFLAWPIVWVLETSVQLLLEWIERLSRHAVGKSERAESTELQELRASAAIARTSRLIGKRQEQIIIGAAELSQTPVRDIMLPAEFISLLNVDSSAGDALIVAHMDMHTRFPVTERPQDPQGIIGYVMFKDIVAHMRFSPQDNSLRSIVRQISSYDSQTPIARVLELLIREHSHIALVRDDQGEVVGMVTMEDMLEELVGDIEDEYDRLPAQVVATGRGWIVGGGATLAAVKKQTGIDLADPELPKDRRTLSVWITDQLGGPVRGSEVIETPTVRVLVRKSRRHKVMEAYLSPKADMR, from the coding sequence ATGTGGTGGATCGAAATTGTGGTGATGGTGGTCATGATCCTGTTCAACGCAGGCCTGGCCGCCTTTGAAATTGCTCTGGCCTCGATCTCGGTATCTCGACTGCAGTCGCTGGCCCACGATGGTGCACGCCGGGCCCAGGCCGCGCTCGCGATGAAGCAATCGATGGAGGGCAGCCTGGCGGTCGTGCAGCTCGGGATTACTCTCGCCGGGGCCATTGCCGCGGCGACTGCCGGCGCCGGCGCGCAGGAAGGGATCGCTCCCTCCCTGCAGTCGGGACTCGGCCTTTCAGAAACCGCGGCGGAAGTGCTGTCGGTGGTCTTTGTCGTCATTCCGCTGACGGTGGCGACGATCATCTTTGGTGAACTCATTCCCAAGGTGTTCGCCCTACGGAATCCGGAGAAGGTGTTGCTGCTGCTTTCGCCGACGATGCAATGGTTCGCGTTTCTCGCCTGGCCGATCGTGTGGGTGCTGGAAACATCCGTGCAACTCCTCCTGGAATGGATCGAACGACTCAGCCGACATGCTGTCGGGAAATCCGAACGTGCAGAATCCACGGAGCTGCAGGAACTGCGAGCGAGCGCTGCAATTGCCCGCACGTCGCGACTGATCGGCAAACGCCAGGAGCAGATCATCATCGGTGCTGCCGAACTCTCACAGACGCCGGTCCGCGACATCATGCTGCCTGCCGAATTTATCAGCCTGTTGAACGTCGACAGTTCCGCCGGCGATGCCCTGATTGTAGCCCATATGGACATGCACACCCGCTTTCCCGTGACGGAGCGACCGCAGGATCCGCAGGGGATCATCGGCTATGTGATGTTCAAGGATATCGTGGCGCATATGCGGTTCTCACCGCAAGACAACTCGCTCAGAAGTATCGTGCGGCAGATCAGCAGTTACGACTCGCAGACTCCGATTGCCCGCGTGCTGGAGCTGTTGATTCGAGAGCACTCGCACATCGCGCTGGTCCGAGACGATCAGGGGGAAGTCGTCGGCATGGTGACGATGGAAGACATGCTGGAAGAACTGGTCGGCGACATCGAAGACGAGTACGACCGCCTGCCGGCCCAGGTTGTGGCCACCGGCCGCGGATGGATTGTCGGCGGCGGCGCCACTCTGGCTGCCGTCAAGAAGCAGACCGGCATCGATCTGGCCGATCCTGAACTCCCGAAAGACCGCCGGACACTGAGCGTCTGGATCACCGACCAGCTCGGCGGCCCTGTCCGCGGCTCGGAAGTGATCGAAACGCCCACCGTCCGCGTCCTGGTCCGCAAAAGCCGCCGTCACAAGGTCATGGAAGCCTATCTCTCGCCGAAGGCGGACATGCGATAG
- a CDS encoding ribose-phosphate diphosphokinase: protein MQHRSNHGPRPHAFQPPQGELALLAGSANKILSQRVADELGVRLTPCEAHYFSEGNVFVRILENVRGRDCYIIQGTHNPVNDNFMELLFWIDALKRASAQQVTAVVPFFSYAKGDKKDEPRVSIRARVCADAIEAAGADRCLMMDLHTPQIQGFFHIPVDHLYARYVLCEHIRTLNIPDLVVCSPDVGFAKNASAYADYLGAPLVIGNKVRRDHSEQAQVLELVGDVQGKNVLIVDDFTISGGTLIAMADVLKARGANDIYAAVSHGALSKGVAPKFGASQIKQLFITDTIEPQNDPLTHNITVVSVSRLFAEAIQSIHDRTSVSQLFPDSNNPEI, encoded by the coding sequence ATGCAGCATCGTTCGAATCATGGTCCCCGGCCGCACGCTTTTCAGCCGCCGCAGGGGGAACTGGCATTGCTGGCAGGTTCGGCCAACAAGATTCTCTCGCAGCGCGTGGCCGATGAACTCGGGGTGCGACTGACCCCCTGTGAAGCCCACTACTTCAGCGAAGGCAACGTCTTCGTCCGCATTCTCGAAAATGTGCGAGGACGCGACTGCTATATCATTCAGGGGACGCACAACCCTGTGAATGACAACTTCATGGAACTGCTGTTCTGGATCGACGCCCTCAAACGGGCGAGCGCTCAACAGGTGACCGCCGTCGTCCCCTTCTTCAGCTACGCCAAAGGGGACAAAAAAGACGAGCCTCGGGTGTCGATCCGCGCCCGGGTGTGCGCCGACGCCATCGAAGCCGCCGGTGCCGACCGCTGCCTGATGATGGACCTGCACACGCCGCAGATTCAGGGGTTCTTCCATATCCCGGTGGATCATCTTTACGCTCGCTATGTGCTTTGTGAACACATCCGCACGCTGAACATTCCCGACCTGGTGGTCTGCAGTCCTGATGTGGGCTTCGCCAAGAACGCATCGGCTTACGCCGACTATCTCGGTGCGCCGCTGGTGATCGGAAATAAAGTGCGTCGCGACCACAGTGAACAGGCCCAGGTGCTGGAGCTGGTGGGCGACGTGCAGGGCAAAAACGTCTTGATCGTCGACGACTTCACGATCTCAGGCGGAACGCTGATCGCCATGGCCGACGTGCTGAAAGCCCGCGGCGCGAACGACATCTACGCCGCTGTTTCCCATGGGGCGCTTTCGAAGGGTGTGGCCCCCAAGTTTGGCGCGAGTCAGATCAAGCAGTTATTCATCACCGATACGATCGAGCCGCAGAATGACCCGTTGACTCACAACATCACGGTCGTCTCGGTCTCGCGACTGTTTGCCGAAGCGATTCAATCGATTCACGACCGCACCAGCGTGTCGCAGCTCTTCCCTGATTCAAATAATCCTGAAATCTGA
- a CDS encoding metallophosphoesterase family protein, translating into MRLFAIGDLHGCYTALQTLIETVPITPQDLIITLGDYVDRGPDSRHVVQWIMDRSARAECIPLRGNHEIMLLDALKGRIPMQHWLQFGGDTVLKSYAPPGRAGMPEDIPVQHLRFLDRELLPFYETKTHIFAHACPDDQVSMRQQTDDALYWARFDNIQPHVSGKTVICGHTAQKSGVPLNRGFAVCIDTWVYGKGWLTCLEPATGQYWQANQQGESRSGELEEPVT; encoded by the coding sequence ATGCGCCTGTTCGCCATCGGCGATCTGCACGGCTGCTACACCGCCCTTCAGACACTGATTGAAACGGTCCCGATCACGCCGCAAGACCTGATCATCACGCTGGGGGATTACGTCGACCGCGGCCCCGACTCCCGGCACGTCGTGCAGTGGATCATGGATCGCTCCGCCCGTGCGGAATGCATCCCGCTGCGGGGCAATCACGAAATCATGCTGCTCGATGCACTCAAGGGGCGGATCCCGATGCAGCACTGGCTGCAGTTCGGCGGCGACACGGTGTTGAAGTCGTATGCTCCGCCTGGCCGAGCGGGGATGCCGGAAGATATTCCGGTCCAGCATCTGCGATTCCTTGATCGCGAACTGCTGCCGTTCTACGAAACTAAAACGCACATCTTCGCCCACGCCTGCCCGGACGATCAGGTTTCCATGCGTCAGCAAACCGACGACGCCCTGTACTGGGCCCGGTTTGACAACATTCAGCCGCACGTCTCGGGAAAGACTGTCATTTGCGGCCACACGGCACAAAAATCGGGCGTGCCGCTCAATCGGGGATTCGCCGTCTGCATCGATACCTGGGTGTACGGCAAAGGCTGGCTCACCTGTCTGGAACCGGCCACCGGACAATACTGGCAGGCGAATCAACAGGGCGAATCGCGGTCAGGAGAGCTGGAAGAGCCAGTAACCTAA
- a CDS encoding Rieske (2Fe-2S) protein translates to MADFERVADLQEIPSLGRKSIILQDEIPALLLRVDDVYYCVEDVCSHDGQPLTNGPFDGHDVTCPRHGAKFDVATGKPTKMPATEGIRVFDVEVRADGVYVRGDD, encoded by the coding sequence ATGGCCGACTTTGAACGTGTTGCCGACCTGCAGGAAATCCCGTCGCTGGGCCGCAAGTCGATCATTCTGCAGGACGAAATCCCGGCGCTGCTGTTGCGCGTCGACGATGTTTACTACTGCGTGGAAGACGTCTGCTCGCACGACGGCCAGCCGCTGACGAATGGTCCGTTCGACGGCCATGACGTCACCTGCCCTCGTCACGGCGCGAAGTTCGACGTTGCCACCGGCAAACCGACCAAGATGCCCGCAACGGAAGGGATTCGTGTCTTCGACGTGGAAGTCCGCGCCGACGGAGTCTATGTGCGAGGCGACGATTAA
- the ychF gene encoding redox-regulated ATPase YchF, which produces MEAGIVGLPNVGKSTLFNALTASKAAQSANYPFCTIEPNEGIVSVPDGRLDRISKYFNPQKIIPAALKLVDIAGIVKGASEGEGLGNKFLSHIREVDAILQVVRCFEDPDVTHVAGGVNPLSDMEVIETELMLADMQSIENSRNKAERAARAGDKEAKERLAVMEKCTASLDQLIPLRKLKWEDSEQKILASFGLMTAKPVLYIANVDENDLGGNGPLVQKVKEFATANGAGVVPVCAKLESEIAELDEGDRLEMLQSVGLEEPALAYLARAAYQTLGLQSYFTAGPKEVRAWTIPIGATGPQAAGVIHSDFERGFIRAEVYTLQDLETYKTEAAIRQAGKLRVEGKAYVMKDGDICHFLFNV; this is translated from the coding sequence ATGGAAGCAGGCATCGTCGGTCTCCCCAACGTCGGCAAGAGCACATTGTTTAACGCGCTCACCGCTTCGAAAGCAGCACAGAGTGCGAATTACCCGTTCTGTACGATCGAGCCCAACGAGGGGATCGTCAGCGTGCCCGACGGCCGGCTCGATCGCATTTCGAAATACTTCAATCCTCAGAAGATCATCCCTGCCGCACTGAAGCTGGTGGATATCGCGGGCATCGTGAAGGGCGCCAGCGAAGGGGAAGGGCTCGGCAACAAGTTCCTCAGCCACATTCGCGAAGTCGACGCCATTCTGCAGGTCGTCCGCTGTTTTGAAGATCCCGACGTCACGCACGTCGCCGGCGGCGTGAACCCGCTCTCGGACATGGAAGTCATCGAAACCGAGTTGATGCTCGCCGACATGCAGTCGATCGAAAACTCGCGGAACAAGGCCGAGCGCGCCGCCCGAGCCGGCGATAAGGAAGCCAAAGAACGTCTGGCGGTCATGGAGAAATGTACCGCCTCTCTCGATCAGCTCATCCCGCTCCGCAAACTGAAATGGGAAGACTCCGAACAAAAAATTCTCGCCAGCTTCGGCCTGATGACCGCCAAGCCGGTGCTGTACATCGCCAACGTCGATGAGAACGATCTCGGCGGAAACGGCCCGCTCGTGCAGAAGGTCAAGGAATTCGCCACAGCCAACGGCGCCGGCGTCGTTCCGGTCTGTGCGAAACTCGAATCCGAGATCGCCGAACTCGACGAGGGGGACCGGCTCGAGATGCTGCAGTCGGTCGGACTCGAAGAACCGGCTCTGGCCTATCTCGCCAGGGCTGCCTATCAGACGCTCGGCCTGCAAAGCTACTTCACCGCCGGCCCCAAGGAAGTTCGGGCGTGGACCATCCCCATTGGCGCGACCGGCCCCCAGGCGGCCGGCGTGATCCACAGTGACTTCGAACGCGGCTTCATCCGCGCCGAAGTCTACACGCTGCAGGATCTCGAAACCTATAAGACAGAAGCCGCCATCCGCCAGGCCGGCAAGCTCCGCGTCGAAGGCAAAGCCTACGTCATGAAGGACGGCGACATCTGCCACTTCCTGTTCAACGTGTAG
- a CDS encoding VOC family protein, with protein MKLNHINLPVRDVAATRDFFTKHFGLVTQMEVGKNFLALLLDDVGLVLNLSNFEKGAVGEVVYHKDFHVGFFVESHERVDAMYASMAADGAASEPPERREGRYGFYVNAPGGFVVEVARMDESFLS; from the coding sequence ATGAAGCTCAACCACATCAATCTGCCTGTGCGGGATGTCGCCGCCACTCGTGACTTCTTCACGAAGCATTTCGGTCTCGTCACCCAAATGGAAGTCGGGAAGAACTTCCTCGCCCTGCTCCTCGACGATGTGGGCCTCGTGCTCAATCTGAGCAACTTCGAAAAAGGCGCGGTCGGGGAGGTGGTGTACCACAAAGACTTTCACGTCGGGTTCTTCGTCGAGTCCCACGAGCGGGTGGACGCGATGTACGCCTCAATGGCGGCCGACGGCGCGGCGTCGGAGCCGCCTGAAAGGCGGGAAGGACGCTACGGTTTCTACGTCAACGCCCCAGGCGGATTCGTGGTCGAGGTCGCCCGGATGGACGAGAGCTTCCTGAGCTAG